In Synchiropus splendidus isolate RoL2022-P1 chromosome 11, RoL_Sspl_1.0, whole genome shotgun sequence, the DNA window TCAGCAGCCGGTCGAGGGAGGACAAAGGTTGAGAAtctgcaaaaataaaaccaaatacACGCATGGATTAGAAAAGCTGGAGCTTGACTCAAAGAGCAGCAGACCAAAGCATCGTACAAGGAGAGTTAAATGTGAGTTTACTAATCCActgaagaaaacacagacagacgaAAAGGGAAGTGGAGGACCAGAAGAGAATGGAACTGAGGAAGTACAGTTGAAACTTAAAACAAACGTGATGATCAGAACAGAATGAAACACTTgaaggaggatgaagactttaaatagtctcctccacttcctgtcacgggttgccatggcaagtcatcctcctccacctgagcgTGTCTTGCGCATCAGAGAAATAGCACCTCTTTATAGAAAGGTACTGCAGgactcatcatcatcaaaaataTTCAGTCATAACCAGAACAGTAGGCCGGTCTGCAGCACGCTGTTCTTACGCTGGACATTAATACTGTTATGGATATAAGAGCAGCGTTtacatgacgtcatgcccacTGTCCACATGAGAGACATAAGCTTTTCTCTTCACAGTATTAAAAATAGAAGAGGAGAAAAGCGCAGCCTGGTGTCAGACAGCAGCATCTTGCGCGTCACAGCAGAACGCGGGGATGTGTTGGGAGGGGGCGGGCGACGAGCTCcagcgggggcagcagctctcGTTGCAGGTGTCCTCCGTCTCGCTGACGCGGACGAGGCTTAAGCAGTTTAACATCGCGGAGGCATGTAAAACATCGCGGCTGATAACGTGTAAGATGACAAGCGTCTGATCCGGTCTGAAATCTGAGCGCGAGCGACGCGCGAGAGACGCGCTGGTGTGGATGAGAAGACCCCCGCTGGGTGAAGCCGCGCAGCATATGTTAGCTCGCTGCCATTGACTGGAGATGGAAATGGAAGCCGAGCGGCGGAAAGGCAGCGAGACGATCCGCGATCTGAACCCGGCGTCGAGATAAGCGCGAGGTACGTTTCTGCATCATCGAGATTGGCAGTCCTCAGGTTGGACACCCACACTGAAAGATGGAGGCTTATTCTGTCACCATTGTTCCACTCTGCAGATGTGGCCTGATGTTGTAATCGACCACAGCACCGGGAACATGCTTCCACCGGGCTTTTCTCTCGCCATGAGGACGATGGTCGATCACTTGCATGTGGAGATTCCACGCTGATCTGCACAGCACATGCACCCGATGACCCCGGCGTCGGAGCAACAATGTCCAGCTCCAAAGCCCCCACCTTGGAGAGGAACATCAGCTCGGACCCCTGGCTCAGCAGCGAGGATCCGTCCACCGCCAACAGTGTGGTGAAGATCGTGCTGATATCCCTCATCGTGTGCGTGTCCCTCTTTGGGAATGTTGTGGTGCTCCTGGTGTTTCAGAGGAAGCCCCAGCTGCTGCACGTGGCCAACCGTTTTGTCCTCAACCTCCTCCTGGCCGACCTCCTCCAGACCATCTTGGTGATGCCGTTCGCCATCGCCGCCACCGCGCCGTGCGTCTGGCCGCTGGACGCTCGCCTGTGCCAGGTCTTGATCGTGCTCATGcacctgtttgcttttgtggGCGTCAACACCATCATCGTGGTGTCGGTGGACCGCTACCTCGCCATCATCCACCCTCTGTCGTACCCCACACGCATGACGCCTCACCTAGGGACCAACCtgatcatctgcacctgggtgcTGGGCTTCCTGCAGAGCACCCCGCCGCTCTACGGCTGGGGGACCATTGACTTCGACAGCCATCACAAGGTCTGCTCAGTGGTGTGGTCGTCCAGTCTGTCCTACTCCGCCGTGGTGTCGGCCTTCTCCTTCTGGCTGCCGGTGCTCATCATGCTGGGCTGCTACTGGATGGTGTTCCGAGCGGCTCGCAGGCAGAACGCGCTTGTCCATCCCGTGCAGACGCACTCCTACTCCCAGGACCCGCAGAGCCAGAGCGCACTACAACAACCGCAGCAGGCCGAGGAGCCGTGCGCAGCTCGAGCGTACCCGCTTCGAGCCAAACACCGACGCTTCCACTACCACTGCAAGGCAGCTCGAGTCGTCTTCGTCATCATGGCGTCGTACATCTTCAGCATGGGTCCCTACAGCGTCCTCAACATGGTCTCCATGTGCAGCCCAGCGGTGATCCCcacctggctcagctctctggcGCTGGTCCTCTTTTTCCTGCAGTGCTGCCTCCACCCGTACATTTACGGCTACATGCATCGCAGTGTGAGAAAAGAGTTCCTGGCTCTCCTCTGTGGGCTTTTCTGCAAACAAGGAGGCCCGCGGCAGAGCTCGGCGGTGGAGAGCTGCTTCACCGCCACAGAGGGCCGGTCTGGATTACACAGCCAGCCGCCGGCTCATCGGGTGTTCCCGCTGCAGACTTGGGAAGAGTGCACCACAACTTCCTCCCCCACCTTTGAGAGGAGGTCCAAGGGCAGCCGCAAGGACACGGCGTCGACCAGCATCAGCTCTGAGAAGGAGCTCACGGTCCACAGCAAGTCTGATGCTTGAACACAACATTCACAATGTTCCCATTTCAGTCAAGGTGTTTGTTTGAAGTACAAAAATATACCTCTCACTGAATACGCCGTTTGGAGGCCTTGTGACAAAGTTTCTTTATTCACCTGTTTAGCTGCCATTACCTTCCCTTTCTGAGGGTGAacaccttttaaaattcaaattaatGTACACAAGGGCCTTTTGCTGGTTGAACCGTGGGTCCAAACGTTAGCATGGTGAGACCTTTCCAAGTCCAACCATGTTTAATGTAAGACGCTGCCATACAACTGTACCAGGCATCTTTACATCCAGTCTGTCCTTCACCCCACTAAAATGGCgtcaaacacaaatgaacaaaGCACGGGGAAGTAAATCAGCTGTTTTTAGTCTCTCAAGTTGTGTTTATAAGTGTGTGTACAAGTGTGTAAACTGCCATTGTGTGACAGGAAATGTACTCAACTGCAGCTCATTCagatcatttatatatatatcattaaaaactttttttagcatttaaaatatcattgatagcagTGCTGCAGTCAAGTGTAGAGACCAGAACCGGTGAGGATGGTGAGACCAAGGCCGAGGGACTGACTGACCAGTTGTGTTCTGTTGGTAAcatttcacttgttttatttgaaaatataaattCTACTTGGACTACAATACTagttgatagcaatgagctaTTGATTGACAGTCAGTGATTCAtgtaaaagcagaaaaaaaccccaTAATCGATTTAAAAACTGAGGCCATTGTAAATTAAAAACTTATTTTCCAGTTGGGCAGATGACACCATCGTACATGAGCTGGTACGACACTTGTTTTTACATCTCAGAATTGTGCTTTGCCTTTACAAACCACGAGTGCAATTTCcaataaatgcatttaattgTTAGTTTTACATTCAACAAATTGTAAAACAAATGGGGTTAAGGTATAAAAAGCATGCTGTGACACTTAGTGTTTAAATAGTCAATTGTTAATATCTGGTGCGCCAATGTAGTTACTTGATAATGACACGtattatatgtaatatattACTTGAATTAAGAAGAAGGCTATATTGGGGGAAATACAATTCTAttttaataatacaaatatagtAATTATAAGTCTAAATAAACAGATATAATATAAATAGGTGACATAGTATATAAAGATATATAtcaagagagcgagagagcaaGAGACAGTCATACTTAGGTAGTGAACATCAGTATGACTCAAAGATGTTAGTTTGTAGATGAATATTCAGAAGAATTTATTGAGATTTCATCAGAGCATTTGATCAGCCCAGCTGGTGTGCaatttattcattgtttcatgGCTATTTAGCTTTATTTTCTATGAACCTCATGTGACTCATTGCCTTACAGTGTCCTTCTGTATGATTTAAAGTGTGTTGTATAAAATCTAATGTAAATAATATGGACGTTTAGAGAGAGAAGTCACACATTTAACAGTGTATTGTAGTTCATGTTAATGTGGTGATGTTGGATTGTGCTTAGTAACGGCTCGGGGAAAGGTTTTTGTCCGCATGAAGGAACTCGATGCTGTTTCTGGCTACACTTGCCGCTCATCAACTCAGGGTGTGTTCTCAAATTTAGGTTCCCATTTCTGGACCAAATTGTGTTTGAAACGGCATTGGTTTTAGTCTCAAAGCGCCTTTAAAATGCGTGGAAAACATTGGGTGCCTGCTAGTGAACAACACAAGAGGAGTGACTGTGATGAACCTGCGGGTGTGTTTTTGTTCGCTGTGTTTCGAACCCAACGtaagcagcgtgtgtgtgtgcacgtgtgtgtcaaGTCGTGGACATTTAGTGTGCGATCGTTGAGATCATGGAGTGACTTCAGGATGTTGCCAAAGGATGACGGAGCTTCATCGCAGCATTGTAGAAAATACTTGAACCAGTACatgagtcactttttttttgtaaggaaaacaaaagactgGTGCTGCCTGTTGTTTAAATCGACTGCGTTCCGTGGATCTGAGCCGCATGTTTCTGGACACTACCAGCCGACAATCAAACTTAGGGTTTGTGATCGTACAGTCATTTGCTCACTATACACTTGATTTTGAACtgctttaaaatgatttatgtGACTTCTATTGTGATCTTGGTACAATGTCAAGAATAAAAAGATGTTTGTTAACCACGGTCTTTACCTTGTTGCTCCAACGACAAGTCAAGGGATTTGGTTGTGCATGCAACATGTGCACTAAAATCCCAGCACAATGTATGTGTTCAATTGAGGTGATACCGACACTATAGAAGAGGAATTAACCACTTTTGTTCTTGTTGGTTTCCAAAGCACAAAGACGTCATTCATTGTGGCGGTATTAGCGGAATAAATCCTTCAGCTGGTCCTGCAGGCAGGCGACTGCTTTCTCTTCAAGATTAGAGGCACAATACAGGTGATTTATTGATGCAGACAAGCATGTCGTATTAATATTATTGAAACAATGGTTCACCTTTAGATGTGCAGTCTACAACGGCCACTTAAAAAAGAATTCTATCATTTAAATTTCTGAATTATAACACCAGAAAATGAGAGTAAGAAGTCCAAAATGAATTTAGATCAAGTGAAGAAAGAGGCGGCGACACGGTACAGAATGGTCCTGACTAGctaaggtcaaaggtcatcgcCACTTCCTTCCACCTATGAGTCAGAGGTGGGTaactaattatatatatattgcatacataatataatataggcacaagtgtaattacaccatgACACTATATGCATTAGAATCaattttattgccatggtcattGGGGATCCcagcaactaggaaagtgctgagGAATaaaaaagtgctgtcaataaaataaaataaaataaaatacaataaaataagaaaGGCTGATATCATGAATTCaacaataaaaattaaatgCATGCAATATGCTAATTCATTATATTAATTTCAAAAGTTTTAGTAACAAATCATAAATATTCTTAAGGATAGAAAGGTCAAAGTTGATATGAATGCACTCAATTACAAGGCATTTTTTCACCtgcaatattttattcatttattttgagagaAGTGCttaatataaaaaagaaaataaaggccTAAAATAAGTTATATTTAGAGTTAGTAACAGATGAAGTCAACAGAAATGTCATTTGTTTTAATGGCAGAGGGATGCGTTTTGCCCACCCTCGCCCTGAACCCACAATTATTGAAAGAAGAAATTCACATTCAATTTCGTCATGAAGGCAAAAGTGTACAATTTTGATGGTTCTGTAATTGATATACAAACGTGTCAGTGGTCTAGCGAGAATGTTCGCACGCAGACTCGACTAACTTCTCGCTAGGCTGCGACAGTGTGCGTCCGGGCTGCCACCTTCTGTTACGGTATGAAATTTTCCACagctatttttttatgtatcatTGACTTACTGTtcaaagcaacatttttaaaagcTTCTTTCTTTACAACACACTTAACATTTATGTCCACAAAATGATGCGAGTGCAGCcgacatcattttcatgtctctggACTGATCTGAAATAACTGActcagaagtagaataataggGCATCAGACTCCAGTTAACACGGCATCAtggaatgggaaaaaaaatgtgagttgCATAGCCCCCTAGATCCGTATGTAGACAGACACAAGATTGCACTTCCTCTGAGAACAATGACTCAAAGAATCCAGTGATGGAGACTTGAAGTCAAGACGTTTCTGAGACATTTCTGTGTATATCACACACATGAATGTATTGTTCAGAACCCGCCCTGATCTTTACCCCGCATGTGTGTAGCTTTGTTATGAGCTGTTCCCAACGTGTTCTCAGATGCGAAAAATACGAGAGAGCAACCTTGGAATGGACtgcattttatttgtaaaaatgaTATCACCTTGGGTGATGACTCCACGCTGCTCAAAGCCAACAGCAGTGTTCGACATATTTGAGCACTTAAAGCAATTTCATCTACAAGGTTGCATATTTACATGACCGGTAAGTTCACAGACTATTGAGGGgaggccaaacaaaaacatgcattaCTGAGTTCATTCAGAAGGAATTTTAGCTGCAGCACATTCATCTATGATACAAATGTGCTTTTCTCTTTTCATCAAATGAACCCCTTTATTAAACTAAAGACTGGACATGTACTCTGGAGCATCGTCAGTGTTTATATCATTTCTTAATAACAATACAAGCTGATAATTAAAGCCCcgatttacttaaaaaaaaaaacgaaagaaaACCTCCAACAGGATCAACATCTGCAAGTAGCTTTTTCCTCATTCGCCCCATCTATACAACATATGTACACACTCTTATTATTACAATATGGGTAATAATAAACTCATTAAGCCAGaaggaaatagaaaaaaatcaaaagtaaTCTTTTACTTTaagaaaattcaaataaaaacacttgaGCCCCTCACACCcaccagagagagaaaaacaacccTGACAATGATTTCACTGGAACCCACATTCATGTTAAAATTCCACTCAAACGACTAGTcgacagtgaaaacaaaataatatatatataaaaaaaaaaaaataaagacaaacaataGAGAGATAGGCTTATAGCACAAAAGAGGACGGGCCCAGACCTTCGATCTTATCTACGGTAAGTGATGACAAGCTGTTCGGATCCAGTTGATTGATCGCAGTTTGGTTTGCCAAGTGAAGCTCCTGCATTTCTCAGTCCACCTTCACCACACTGTAGATCTTATTTACAAACCAGAAGCAGGCGAAGAACCCGATTgtacctgaggaggaggaggaggagaagaggttaAAGGAAAATATATTGACACGGTTTACAGTCTAGATCAGTGGCACGCATATCAAAGGAACGTGGCCGGGAAAGGTCACCAACAGCTTTGTGTGcttgcatcaggtttaaaaatcGCACAAGAAACCACAGCAAAGTTGTTGTACCAAGGAGACGCTCTCCTAATCCAAAACCTTTTCAATggacattcaaaaaaaaaaaaatctgacggTTCGTTGGCAGCCTGCTCCTGAATTTAATTAGATCAAAGTTGAGAAGGATTTGGAGGAGAAAGACAGGACAATAAAGACACCAAGAGCTTTAATATTATTGAGCTGAAAAGTGGAAGTGGAGGACGGAAAGTGATTATCTTTCCCTTCAATCCCAGGCTTAATTCCGGCTGATAATCTTCTGACATCTCGTCCTCTTGCTACTTACAGCTCCATCCGTAGATCATGTCAGGAGTGTGACGGGGACCAGCGGGGTTACGGGGGGAACTTTGATCGGGGCTAATGACAGTAAAGCGGCGGATACGTTGTCATACTCTGACACCAGCGTGAGCCGATTATTTCTGGGCCACAAAGAGTCGGTCCTTTATCTCAGTTACAACATTAGCCCTCGACATCAACCCGGATTTATCAGCGTGGGTCACCCAGTCAACATGCCACATGTGACTGAAGAATTCAAATGACAGTCATAATCAATTAGTAAACAACTATAACCACTCTATATTTTAGCAAAATTATAGTATACAAATACAATTCtaatgaatttaaaaacaattttttacAACTTACAATTAAGTGCATTTTTAATGGATCCtcatacaaaacaaaataaaaaataaaatttgtttttttaaatgatcaacaATGGAATTTTGAAACTATATAAAACTACTACCAGGATGTGGCTTGCTGCTGGGTAAACACTGCACATGAAATGTGACAAATGCCAGGAGGCTTGGGTGTGTACTTGTCAGGGAGCAACACCTTTGAGACCAAGTTCATATGTCATCCTAGAAATAGCATAAACCATCATTGCTTTAGTTCTGATACAAATTGGAGTCCATTTCAATtttgaatattgaaaaatatttttactttatgcCCCCTTGAACCTACACTGCTACCATCACAAGAACAGTGATGAGATGGATGGCACCTCAACAGCTCAAGTATGACAACTGAGTTACTTGGTAACCAGAGGAAAAAGTTATAATCCAGCGAGTCACAAATATGGCCTGTGGTAAGTTGTACTATTCGGACTTGAAGAGCTTGCATTTGTACTTCTTAGTGAGAACCGTTATGCATTTTTAAagaacagagtgaggacatttttgctaaatgtggctggtcctcactttgttaagcctcagtttgagggttaaaactacaaaagagcTCAGTTATTATTTcttggtttcagtttggttcagagtcaaggttaacttcagccatttgttttagatggttagcaTTATGGCAttgacactcactcactcactaagACAGGgaaaaaggtgtgtgtgtgtgtgtgtgtgtgtgtgtgtgtgtgtgtgtgtgtgtgtgtgtgtgcacgtgcatGCTGGCTGATTAAGAGAACGAGTGTTTCAAGGCAGATCTGCAGGGAGACGATGTAGATCAGGGACGTCAAACTGAATTCCAAAAGGGTCATGCAGGGTCAAGGTTTTCGCTCCAGTCAAACAAGCAGCACCGGATTACAGTCTTCAGTCACCTGATGGGTAAAAGTGTCTGCTGCTGAAtggaacagaaacctgcacccacagcGACCTTTCGGGGATTCAGTTTCACACTGATGTGGATGGAAGGTCATTTGATGGCTGATGTGAAAGCAGATGAATGTTCGGAGGCGGAGTTGGCAGTGAAGTAGAACAGCACACATATCTTGATATGAACCACTGAGATGCTGTACGTTAAGACTTCCTCTTGAAGGTGTTCTAGTGAGAAGCTTTTCGTTCAGCCACCAACTTCGACTGTTTTGTGACATGTCGTTTGAGTGAGCGCGACACCTCTGCCCTGAGCGGTTTCAGCAGCTGAAAGGTAACACTGGGAAGATCACATGAGCATCTTTCTGTGTTGATCACATTCCAAACTCAGAGAAACCGGTGGAACCAGTGTAACTGAGACACGCCGGGTTGGAGAGAGTGGGACTACGTCACACACAGGCCTGACACTTGGCATACTGAAGTTTGTTTTAAAGGACACTAGCAGCGCCTTACACTCAcagagtctgggctgaaatAATCGGAaacattttgcctcattttcaTCAATAAGTGACTAAGGACttacaataaataaaggaaTTCTGGTGTCAAAGTAGAACCATGCCAGATGGAACGACTCCTTGACTTGATGTAGCCTAGTGGTTTCACATGCCTTCACTAGTGTAACCATGCGAAAATGCACTTTGACCACAAACGAGACTTGGAACACAAATAGCTGCGTTGCTTCCGTCTCACACCAAGACAAATATCCTGAGTCCGGGGAAGTTGGGATGGTAAAAGCAGTGCAAACAACACTCCCATTTTCACTCACAATATAAAACCAATCGATTGTTCTGAGGTCAGTGACATGGTTTGAATGGCAGGTGACATCATAATTCATGCTATGTAAATGTTGTGCAAGTCCAAGCTCAcctgtgaagaggaagaagatgaggaccatgaTCATCGTGTATCCAAAATACAGTATAGTGCTGGCGGCTCCTATGATTTGTAGCTTTGAGTAAAAGTAATGCACTGCATAGACAAACAGGTAAACTGCTGTGAAGCCGCTGGTCAGGAAGGACCGCCACCACCAGTGATAGTCCTGCAAACACAAGAGCACAAGAAGACTGGTCAACATCTAGACTGTGTGAGGCTTCGGACCCTTGTACGAGAGCCACTTAAAAACAATGCTCAAAAAGGTTCTGCACAAAAGCAGCATGCAAGACGAGATGACGGTAAATATTGACAACAGAACTAACCACAATacatgaaaggaaaacaaatataaaGGCTGTGATGAAAGGCTTTACATAAATGTAAAGTGTGTTTAGATAAATGCTCACTAAAAACACAAGAAAGGAGCAGAAAAATAAGTCGAAGaggaacaataaaaacagtttcaagaaaaaacaaacaagaagatgATGCTTTCCAAAAAGATCTAAAACAAATGAGTATACAGAGTATATTAGAAAGAGTATATTAATGCCTGTGTTTGTACTATTCATATTTTAGTACCTCAGCGCAGAGGTGGAAGTAGCAAAGCAGGATGGTAGCCTCGGAGCAGGTGATCAGCAAGATGATAAACACCAGGAACAGGAATCCAAACATGTAGTACATCTGATGAGACCTGAGATAAAAGACGTTCTCACATGAAACTTTATCAGACAAACCAAACATTCGGGTTGAAAAGCAACAGCCTCTTACCAAATGCTATTAAGA includes these proteins:
- the gpr101 gene encoding probable G-protein coupled receptor 101, whose product is MSSSKAPTLERNISSDPWLSSEDPSTANSVVKIVLISLIVCVSLFGNVVVLLVFQRKPQLLHVANRFVLNLLLADLLQTILVMPFAIAATAPCVWPLDARLCQVLIVLMHLFAFVGVNTIIVVSVDRYLAIIHPLSYPTRMTPHLGTNLIICTWVLGFLQSTPPLYGWGTIDFDSHHKVCSVVWSSSLSYSAVVSAFSFWLPVLIMLGCYWMVFRAARRQNALVHPVQTHSYSQDPQSQSALQQPQQAEEPCAARAYPLRAKHRRFHYHCKAARVVFVIMASYIFSMGPYSVLNMVSMCSPAVIPTWLSSLALVLFFLQCCLHPYIYGYMHRSVRKEFLALLCGLFCKQGGPRQSSAVESCFTATEGRSGLHSQPPAHRVFPLQTWEECTTTSSPTFERRSKGSRKDTASTSISSEKELTVHSKSDA